One genomic region from Rosa rugosa chromosome 1, drRosRugo1.1, whole genome shotgun sequence encodes:
- the LOC133726428 gene encoding protein CLP1 homolog — MAGGGIRQVKLERECELRIEVGNDAPLKLRLLNGTAEIFGTELPPEIWLTFPPRLKFAVFTWYGATIEMDGTTETDYTADETPNISYVNVHAVLDARRNRAKTLSSDDPNSPQAQGPRVIVVGPSDSGKSTLSKMLLSWAAKQGWKPTFVDLDIGQGAITIPGCIAATPIEMPIDPVEGIPLDMPLVYFYGHTTPMSNVDLYRVLVKELSQMVERQFTGNAESQAAGLVINTMGWIEGAGYELLLHAIDTFNANVVLVLGQEKLCSMLRDVLKNKPNVDVVKLQKSGGVVSRNVKFRQKSRSHRIREYFYGLSNDLSPHSNIANFGDLSIFRIGGGPQAPRSALPIGAEPAADPTRVVPVNINRDLLHMVLAISYAKEPDEIISSNVAGFVYVTDINIERKTITYLAPAAGELPGKFLIVGTLTWLET; from the exons ATGGCCGGCGGCGGAATCAGGCAGGTCAAATTGGAGCGGGAGTGCGAACTCAGAATCGAAGTCGGCAACGACGCGCCTCTCAAGCTCCGTCTTCTTAACGGTACCGCCGAGATCTTCGGCACCGAGCTCCCCCCTGAAATCTGGCTCACCTTCCCTCCCAGGCTCAAATTCGCC GTGTTCACTTGGTATGGAGCCACAATCGAGATGGACGGCACCACCGAAACGGATTACACCGCCGATGAG ACGCCGAATATCAGTTATGTAAATGTGCATGCTGTGCTGGACGCCCGGCGAAACCGTGCTAAAACGCTGTCGTCTGATGACCCTAATTCTCCTCAGGCTCAG GGACCGAGGGTGATTGTCGTGGGACCTTCAGATTCTGGGAAAAGTACATTGTCGAAAATGCTGCTTAGTTGGGCAGCTAAGCAGGGATGGAAACCTACTTTTGTCGACTTGGATATTGGACAAGGAGCTATAACAATTCCAGGATGCATTGCTGCTACTCCTATTGAAATGCCTATTGATCCGGTGGAAGGGATTCCCCTTGACATGCCCCTCGTTTATTTCTATGGGCACACAACTCCCAT GAGCAATGTGGATTTGTACAGAGTGCTTGTGAAGGAGCTTTCTCAAATGGTAGAGAGACAATTTACTGGTAATGCTGAATCTCAAGCTGCTGGATTGGTCATCAACACCATGGGATGGATAGAAGGTGCCGGCTATGAG TTGCTTCTTCATGCAATTGACACATTCAATGCTAATGTTGTCTTGGTTTTGGGTCAG GAAAAGCTTTGCAGCATGCTCAGAGATGTATTAAAGAACAAGCCCAACGTGGATGTTGTTAAACTTCAAAAATCAGGGGGAGTTGTATCCAGGAATGTAAAATTCCGTCAAAAATCCAGGAGTCATAGGATAAGG GAATACTTTTATGGCCTCTCAAATGATCTCAGCCCACACTCTAATATCGCAAATTTCGGCGATTTATCCATCTTTCGAATCGGTGGTGGGCCACAGGCCCCTCGTTCAGCTTTGCCAATTGGTGCCGAGCCTGCTGCTGACCCTACAAGAGTGGTTCCTGTAAATATTAACCGTGATTTGCTCCATATGGTTCTCGCTATTTCATATGCTAAGGAGCCTGATGAAATTATCTCTAG TAATGTTGCTGGATTTGTCTATGTCACAGACATCAACATTGAAAG AAAGACAATTACCTACCTTGCACCAGCCGCTGGCGAACTTCCAGGCAAATTTTTGATAGTAGGAACCTTGACATGGCTTGAAACATGA